In Stigmatopora nigra isolate UIUO_SnigA chromosome 11, RoL_Snig_1.1, whole genome shotgun sequence, the following proteins share a genomic window:
- the hspd1 gene encoding 60 kDa heat shock protein, mitochondrial, whose product MFRLHTIMKQVRPVCRSLAPHLTRAYVKDVKFGADARALMLQGVDLLADTVAVTMGPKGRTVIIEQSWGSPKVTKDGVTVAKSIDLKDKYKNIGAKLVQDVANNTNEEAGDGTTTATVLARAIAKEGFDTISKGANPVEIRRGVMMAVETVINELKLLSKPVTTPEEIAQVATISANGDTEIGNIISNAMKKVGRKGVITVKDGKTLHDELEVIEGMKFDRGYISPYFINSAKGQKCEFQDAYLLLSEKKISSVQSIVPALEIANQHRKPLVIVAEDVDGEALSTLVLNRLKVGLQVVAVKAPGFGDNRKNQLKDMAVATGGTVFGDDALTIALEDIQAHDFGKVGEVQITKDDTLLLKGAGAPAEVEKRAAEIVEQLESTTSDYEKEKLNERLAKLSDGVAVLKVGGTSDVEVNEKKDRVTDALNATRAAVEEGIVPGGGCALLRCIPSLDTIKTANADQKIGVEIIKRALRIPAMTIAKNAGVEGSLVVEKILQGPVEVGYDAMLGEYVNMVEKGIIDPTKVVRTALLDAAGVASLLSTAEAVVTEIPKEEKEMGAGGMGGMGGMGGMGGGMGF is encoded by the exons ATGTTTCGTCTCCACACAATCATGAAGCAGGTGAGGCCTGTGTGCAGGTCGCTAGCACCTCACCTCACACGTGCCTACGTCAAAGATGTCAAGTTTGGCGCTGATGCCCGCGCGCTCATGCTGCAGGGGGTCGACCTGTTGGCTGATACTGTCGCCGTAACTATGGGCCCGAAG GGTCGCACAGTCATCATCGAGCAGAGCTGGGGCAGCCCCAAGGTGACCAAAGATGGCGTGACTGTGGCCAAGAGCATTGACCTGAAGGACAAGTACAAGAACATTGGCGCCAAGCTGGTGCAGGATGTGGCCAACAACACCAACGAGGAGGCCGGAGACGGCACCACCACGGCCACTGTGCTGGCGCGTGCCATTGCCAAAGAGGGCTTTGATACCATCAGCAAGGGCGCCAACCCCGTGGAGATCCGTCGCGGTGTCATGATGGCCGTCGAGACCGTCATTAACGAGCTCAAGCTGCTCTCCAAGCCCGTCACCACACCTGAGGAGATTGCACAG GTTGCCACCATCTCCGCTAATGGCGACACTGAGATTGGCAACATCATCTCCAACGCCATGAAGAAAGTTGGTCGCAAAGGAGTCATCACTGTAAAG GATGGAAAAACTCTTCATGATGAGTTAGAAGTCATTGAGGGTATGAAGTTTGACCGTGGTTACATCTCCCCCTACTTTATTAACAGCGCGAAGG GTCAGAAATGTGAGTTCCAGGATGCCTACTTACTGCTCAGTGAGAAGAAAATCTCAAGCGTCCAGAGCATTGTTCCCGCCCTGGAGATCGCCAATCAGCACCGCAAGCCTCTGGTCATCGTGGCAGAAGATGTGGACGGAGAGGCTCTCAGCACCCTGGTCCTGAACAG GCTGAAGGTTGGCCTGCAGGTTGTTGCCGTCAAAGCACCAGGGTTTGGAGACAACAGGAAGAACCAGCTGAAGGATATGGCTGTCGCCACTGGGGGCACT GTATTCGGCGATGATGCTTTGACCATAGCTCTGGAGGACATCCAAGCACACGACTTTGGCAAGGTTGGCGAGGTCCAGATAACCAAAGACGACACGCTGCTCCTGAAGGGTGCCGGTGCGCCGGCCGAGGTGGAGAAGCGGGCGGCTGAGATTGTGGAGCAGCTGGAGAGCACCACCAGCGATTACGAGAAAGAGAAGCTCAATGAGCGCCTTGCCAAGCTCTCGGATGGTGTCGCCGTGCTAAAG GTCGGGGGAACAAGTGACGTGGAAGTGAATGAGAAGAAAGATCGCGTGACCGATGCCCTGAACGCCACCCGGGCTGCCGTGGAGGAAGGCATTGTACCCGGTGGCGGCTGTGCTTTGCTGCGCTGCATTCCCTCATTGGATACCATCAAAACTGCCAATGCAGACCAGAAGATTG GCGTGGAAATCATCAAGCGAGCACTGCGTATACCCGCCATGACTATCGCCAAGAACGCTGGCGTTGAAGGCTCCCTGGTGGTGGAGAAGATTCTGCAGGGGCCCGTCGAGGTGGGATACGATGCCATGTTGGGCGAATACGTCAACATGGTGGAGAAGGGCATCATTGACCCCACCAAG GTGGTCCGCACAGCACTGCTGGATGCGGCGGGCGTGGCCTCGCTGCTCTCCACCGCCGAAGCGGTGGTCACGGAGATCCCCAAGGAAGAGAAGGAGATGGGGGCCGGCGGTATGGGCGGCATGGGTGGTATGGGGGGCATGGGTGGCGGCATGGGCTTCTAA
- the hspe1 gene encoding 10 kDa heat shock protein, mitochondrial: MAFRKFLPLFDRVLVERFTAETVTKGGIMLPEKSQGKVVQATVLATGPGSVNQKGNVQPVSVKVGEKVLLPEYGGTKVTLDDKEYFLFRDGDILGKYVE, from the exons ATG gcCTTCAGAAAATTCCTGCCTCTGTTCGATCGTGTGCTGGTGGAGCGCTTCACAGCGGAGACTGTGACAAAGGGTGGCATCATGCTCCCTGAGAAATCTCAAGGCAAAGTGGTGCAGGCCACCGTATTGGCAACCGGGCCCGGATCTGTCAACCAG AAAGGAAATGTACAACCTGTCAGTGTGAAGGTCGGCGAGAAGGTCCTTCTACCGGAATATGGTGGGACTAAAGTAACTTTGGATGATAAG GAGTACTTCTTGTTCCGTGATGGTGACATCTTGGGAAAATATGTGGAATAA